In Helicobacter colisuis, one genomic interval encodes:
- a CDS encoding cytochrome P450 produces MGQCPFFPKPHKTKASLLTTFLLKRRSWLDGLYERSYKMKSGRVKMPGFDLYIANHPQDVRRIMVDEVREFPKSNLLHELLSPLLGESIFTTNGEVWKKQRELLRPSFEQARITKVFGLMSDAVSDLMAKFRAYPDKAVIEVDELMTFVTADVIFRTIMSQKLDEAKGKQVLEAFVTFQEETIHTAIKKMFCIPKWLVNLFGERKRVKAGEIIRKVLSDIIKPRYDSFHKGEIGEYQDILSSLLAVIEVESGKPFSFEEILDQVAMLFLAGHETTASSLTWTLYILSLSPKEQEIAYQEIINVAGKEDFNIGHLRKMKYLTNVFKESLRLYPPVGFFARTAKKETEIRNKLVQNGSGVVVAPWLIQRHSDYWENPHEFDPTRFEREIKKDTYLPFGMGERICIGQGFAMQEAILILANILREYRLELQENFVPDVVGRLTIRSANGMNIKFIKREN; encoded by the coding sequence ATGGGGCAGTGTCCATTTTTTCCAAAACCACACAAAACTAAGGCTTCCTTATTGACAACTTTTCTCTTAAAAAGACGTTCATGGCTTGATGGATTGTATGAAAGAAGCTATAAGATGAAATCAGGCAGAGTGAAAATGCCAGGCTTTGATTTATATATTGCAAATCACCCACAAGATGTGAGACGCATTATGGTAGATGAAGTAAGAGAATTCCCTAAAAGTAATTTGTTGCACGAGTTATTAAGTCCTTTGCTTGGTGAGAGTATTTTTACAACTAACGGGGAAGTTTGGAAAAAACAAAGGGAGCTTTTAAGACCCTCTTTTGAACAAGCAAGAATCACTAAAGTATTTGGTTTAATGAGTGATGCAGTTAGTGATTTGATGGCTAAATTTAGGGCTTATCCAGATAAAGCGGTGATTGAAGTTGATGAGCTAATGACTTTTGTAACAGCTGATGTGATTTTTCGCACCATTATGTCCCAAAAGCTTGATGAGGCTAAGGGCAAACAGGTTTTAGAAGCTTTTGTGACTTTTCAAGAAGAAACTATTCATACAGCTATTAAAAAAATGTTTTGCATTCCAAAATGGTTAGTGAATCTTTTTGGAGAGAGAAAGCGCGTTAAAGCTGGAGAGATTATTAGAAAAGTTTTAAGTGATATTATTAAACCGCGTTATGATTCTTTTCATAAAGGAGAGATAGGGGAATATCAAGATATTCTCTCTTCGCTTTTAGCGGTAATTGAAGTAGAAAGTGGCAAGCCTTTTAGTTTTGAGGAGATTTTAGATCAAGTGGCTATGCTTTTTTTAGCAGGACATGAAACTACAGCTAGTTCATTGACTTGGACACTTTATATTCTAAGTTTATCACCAAAAGAACAAGAAATCGCCTATCAAGAGATTATTAATGTGGCAGGCAAGGAAGATTTTAATATTGGGCATTTAAGAAAAATGAAATATTTAACCAATGTTTTTAAAGAGTCATTGCGACTTTATCCGCCAGTTGGGTTTTTTGCAAGAACAGCTAAAAAAGAGACAGAGATTCGCAATAAATTAGTTCAAAATGGATCAGGAGTTGTAGTGGCTCCTTGGCTTATCCAAAGACATAGTGATTATTGGGAGAATCCTCACGAGTTTGATCCTACACGCTTTGAGAGAGAGATTAAAAAAGACACTTATTTGCCCTTTGGAATGGGGGAGAGAATTTGCATTGGACAAGGCTTTGCTATGCAAGAAGCCATTTTGATTTTGGCAAATATTTTAAGGGAATATAGACTAGAATTACAAGAAAATTTTGTGCCAGATGTTGTAGGAAGGCTTACGATTCGATCAGCAAATGGAATGAATATTAAATTTATCAAAAGAGAAAATTAG
- the htpG gene encoding molecular chaperone HtpG, producing the protein MAKHTFQTEVNQLLDLMIHSLYSNKEIFLRELVSNASDALDKLQYLTLTDEKLKTLDFQPKIEISFDAEKNTLTISDNGIGMNEQDLIENLGTIAKSGTKNFLSKLSGDKKKDSALIGQFGVGFYAAFMVASKIIVTTKKAGESQAYAWISDGSGEFEIEKCEKEGQGSEIKLYLKEDEKEFTSRWRIEEIIKKYSDHIPFPIFLHYTETKSEGEGDSKKEIKEEKCDQINKASALWRVAKKDLKDEEYKEFYKSLSYDSNEPLAWIHTKVEGSLEYTTLFYIPQTAPFDLYRVDYKSGVKLYVKRVFITDDDKELLPPYLRFVRGIIDSEDLPLNVSREILQQNRILATIKSASTKKIISEIESLQKDEEKYAKFYKEFGRCLKEGVYSDFENKEKLLELLRFQSNKSEGKEISFKAYKEQMKEGQKAIYYLQGEDLELLKNSPLLESYQKQDIEVLFFAEEIDGFVMPMVNEFDKTPLRSITSKEALEDLGTQEVDKETQEKYKTILEEFKKVLGDEVKEVRLSNRLVDAPSCVVADPDDPSAAMMKMMKQMGAMGMGTEMVEPKPILELNPNHTILTKLLLNNDSAKIPEIAHLLLEEAKLLEGGKLKDVNAFVKRLNTLLENTL; encoded by the coding sequence ATGGCAAAACATACCTTTCAGACTGAAGTGAATCAGCTTTTAGATTTAATGATTCATTCCCTTTATTCCAATAAAGAAATCTTTTTGCGTGAGCTTGTGAGCAATGCCTCTGATGCGCTTGATAAGCTTCAATATCTTACGCTAACGGATGAGAAATTAAAGACTTTAGATTTTCAACCTAAAATTGAAATTAGCTTTGATGCAGAGAAAAATACCCTAACTATTAGCGATAATGGGATTGGTATGAATGAGCAGGATTTGATTGAGAATCTAGGGACAATTGCAAAGAGTGGGACAAAAAATTTCCTTTCTAAATTAAGCGGTGATAAGAAAAAAGATTCAGCACTTATTGGGCAATTTGGGGTTGGATTTTATGCAGCATTTATGGTAGCAAGTAAAATCATCGTAACTACTAAAAAAGCAGGAGAATCTCAAGCTTATGCTTGGATTAGTGATGGAAGTGGAGAATTTGAGATTGAAAAATGCGAAAAAGAAGGGCAAGGAAGTGAGATTAAACTTTATTTAAAAGAAGATGAAAAAGAATTTACAAGTCGCTGGAGAATTGAAGAGATTATCAAAAAATATTCTGATCATATTCCATTCCCAATTTTCTTACACTACACTGAAACAAAAAGTGAAGGTGAAGGGGATTCAAAAAAAGAAATTAAAGAAGAAAAATGTGATCAAATCAATAAAGCTTCAGCGCTTTGGAGAGTAGCTAAAAAAGATCTTAAAGATGAAGAATATAAAGAGTTTTATAAAAGCTTGAGCTATGATTCAAATGAACCTTTGGCTTGGATTCACACTAAAGTTGAAGGAAGTTTAGAATACACTACACTTTTTTATATTCCACAAACAGCACCTTTTGACCTTTATCGCGTGGATTATAAAAGTGGTGTAAAGCTTTATGTTAAACGCGTGTTTATTACAGATGATGATAAAGAGCTTTTACCGCCTTATTTGCGTTTTGTTAGAGGTATTATTGATAGCGAGGATTTACCTTTGAATGTTAGTCGTGAGATTTTGCAACAAAATAGAATCTTAGCTACAATCAAATCAGCTTCAACAAAGAAAATTATTAGTGAGATTGAATCGCTCCAAAAAGATGAGGAAAAATATGCAAAATTTTATAAAGAATTTGGAAGATGCCTAAAAGAAGGTGTTTATAGTGATTTTGAAAATAAAGAGAAATTGTTAGAACTTTTGCGATTCCAATCAAATAAAAGTGAAGGAAAAGAAATTTCCTTTAAAGCTTATAAAGAGCAAATGAAAGAGGGGCAAAAAGCGATTTATTATTTGCAAGGGGAGGATTTAGAATTGCTTAAAAATTCTCCACTTTTAGAAAGCTATCAAAAGCAAGATATAGAAGTTTTATTTTTTGCAGAAGAGATTGATGGATTTGTAATGCCAATGGTAAATGAGTTTGATAAGACTCCATTGCGTTCTATTACCTCTAAAGAGGCTTTGGAAGATTTGGGCACACAAGAAGTGGATAAAGAAACACAAGAAAAATATAAAACTATTTTAGAAGAGTTTAAAAAAGTGCTAGGCGATGAGGTTAAAGAAGTGCGCTTAAGCAATAGGCTTGTGGATGCACCTTCTTGTGTGGTGGCTGATCCTGATGATCCAAGTGCTGCAATGATGAAAATGATGAAGCAAATGGGTGCAATGGGTATGGGCACAGAGATGGTAGAGCCTAAACCTATTTTAGAGCTTAATCCAAACCATACGATTTTAACTAAATTGCTTTTGAATAACGATTCTGCAAAGATTCCAGAAATCGCACATTTATTATTAGAAGAAGCAAAACTACTAGAAGGCGGAAAACTTAAAGATGTGAATGCTTTTGTGAAGCGATTAAATACGCTTTTAGAAAATACACTTTAA
- the uvrA gene encoding excinuclease ABC subunit UvrA has protein sequence MNPQNASPLDHIIITNAKENNLKNIHLNIPKNKLVVLTGLSGSGKSTLAFDTLYAEGQRRYIESLSSYARQFLDKIGKPDVDKIEGLTPAIAIDQKTTSKNPRSTVGTITEIYDYLRLLYARVGIQHCHLCGKPISQMSASDIIAQALKIPEDSKVLILSPLIREKKGTFTDKLESLRQKGYVRVQIDGVLARLDENIELSKTKKHTIKVVIDRITIKPENKERIAQSIEKALKESYGEVEIEILGESKNQLIHFSEHLACFDCKVSFNPLEPLSFSFNSPKGACPKCDGLGIRYSIDVKKILDSSLPLESGGIKIIYGFNKSYYNELFKAMCQANGIDSKASFEDLQEHQKKLILYGNSQDIEFTWKSTKLKRPWSGILAIAYDMFKDNKDLSDYMSEKVCEDCLGHRLLPQSLAVKVTNKTIGDILDMPISECYGFFANAQNFDYFDNQQAMIAAPILKEICERLYFLYDVGLGYLSLGRDARSISGGESQRIRIASQIGSGLTGVMYVLDEPSIGLHERDTLKLIKTLRSLQQKGNSVIVVEHDKETIEHADFIVDIGPGAGKYGGEVVFSGNLTQLLSGSTQTAQYLNGTKRIEYFIRRNQEDWLTIKNVNINNIHNLNVEMPLKNFVCITGVSGSGKSSLVLQTLLPVAQELLNNRKKVKKVDGVEIIGLEKLDKVIYLDQSPIGRTPRSNPVTYTGAMDEIRQIFAQTKEAQIRNYNISRFSFNVKGGRCEKCQGEGEIKIEMHFLPDILVKCDSCQGTRYNTQTLEVEYKGKNIAQVLEMSVDEACEFFAKIPKIYQKLRTLKDVGLGYITLGQNATTLSGGEAQRIKLAKELSRKDTGKTLYILDEPTTGLHFADVDRLVHVLHHLTDLGNSVIVIEHNLDMIKNADFIIDVGPEGGSGGGNIVDSGSPEHIAKRYKKTGSHTGKFLAKELGI, from the coding sequence TTGAATCCACAAAATGCATCACCACTAGATCATATCATTATTACTAATGCCAAAGAAAATAATCTCAAAAATATCCACCTTAATATCCCTAAAAATAAGCTAGTAGTGCTTACTGGACTTAGTGGAAGTGGCAAAAGCACCCTAGCCTTTGATACGCTCTATGCAGAAGGACAAAGACGCTATATTGAATCACTCTCAAGCTACGCAAGGCAATTTTTGGATAAAATTGGCAAACCTGATGTGGATAAAATAGAGGGATTAACTCCTGCCATTGCTATTGATCAAAAAACCACTAGCAAAAATCCTCGCTCCACGGTTGGAACTATTACAGAAATTTATGACTATTTGCGTTTGCTTTATGCGCGCGTTGGGATTCAACACTGCCATTTATGTGGAAAGCCTATCTCTCAAATGAGTGCTAGTGATATTATCGCTCAAGCTCTCAAAATCCCCGAAGATTCAAAAGTGCTAATCCTATCTCCACTCATTCGCGAAAAAAAGGGAACTTTTACAGATAAACTAGAATCATTGCGACAAAAAGGCTATGTGCGAGTGCAGATTGATGGAGTTTTAGCAAGGCTAGATGAAAATATTGAACTCTCCAAAACGAAAAAACACACCATCAAAGTCGTGATTGATAGAATCACAATTAAGCCTGAAAATAAAGAAAGAATTGCTCAAAGCATTGAAAAAGCCCTTAAAGAATCTTATGGTGAGGTAGAAATAGAGATTTTGGGAGAAAGTAAAAATCAGTTAATCCATTTTAGTGAGCACTTAGCTTGTTTTGATTGCAAAGTTTCTTTTAATCCGCTAGAACCTCTTAGTTTTTCATTTAATTCCCCCAAAGGTGCTTGTCCAAAATGCGATGGACTTGGAATCCGATATAGCATTGATGTCAAAAAAATCCTTGATAGCTCTCTACCTTTAGAATCAGGCGGAATCAAAATCATTTATGGCTTTAATAAAAGCTATTATAATGAGCTTTTTAAAGCAATGTGTCAAGCCAATGGGATTGATTCTAAAGCTTCTTTTGAAGATTTGCAAGAACACCAAAAAAAGCTTATTTTATATGGCAATAGCCAAGATATAGAATTCACTTGGAAAAGCACTAAGCTTAAGCGACCTTGGAGTGGGATTTTAGCGATTGCTTATGATATGTTTAAAGACAATAAAGACTTAAGTGATTATATGAGCGAAAAGGTTTGTGAGGATTGCTTAGGGCATCGGCTTCTCCCCCAAAGTCTTGCTGTCAAAGTCACTAACAAAACTATTGGAGATATTTTAGATATGCCAATTAGTGAATGCTATGGATTCTTTGCCAATGCTCAAAACTTTGATTATTTTGATAACCAACAAGCAATGATTGCCGCACCCATTTTAAAAGAAATTTGTGAGAGACTTTATTTTCTTTATGATGTTGGGCTAGGATATCTTAGTTTGGGGCGTGACGCAAGAAGCATTAGCGGAGGAGAATCACAAAGAATCAGAATCGCAAGCCAGATTGGGAGTGGTCTAACAGGTGTTATGTATGTGCTTGATGAACCAAGTATTGGTTTGCACGAACGAGACACTTTAAAACTCATCAAAACCCTAAGAAGTTTGCAACAAAAGGGAAATTCGGTTATCGTTGTAGAACACGATAAAGAAACCATAGAACACGCCGATTTTATTGTGGATATAGGTCCAGGTGCAGGGAAATATGGCGGAGAAGTTGTCTTCAGCGGAAATCTCACGCAACTTCTCTCAGGCTCCACCCAAACTGCTCAATATCTCAATGGCACAAAGAGAATCGAATATTTTATCCGCCGCAATCAAGAAGATTGGCTTACTATTAAAAATGTTAATATCAATAATATTCACAATCTTAATGTTGAAATGCCACTTAAAAACTTTGTTTGCATTACAGGTGTAAGTGGAAGTGGCAAAAGTTCTCTAGTGCTTCAAACTCTGCTTCCAGTTGCGCAAGAACTACTCAACAATCGCAAAAAAGTCAAAAAAGTTGATGGCGTGGAGATTATAGGCTTAGAAAAGCTTGACAAAGTCATCTACCTTGATCAAAGCCCAATTGGGCGCACACCGCGCTCAAATCCCGTAACTTATACAGGTGCAATGGATGAGATTCGCCAAATCTTTGCACAAACCAAAGAAGCACAAATCCGCAACTATAATATTAGTCGCTTTAGCTTTAATGTCAAAGGCGGAAGATGTGAAAAGTGTCAAGGGGAAGGAGAAATTAAAATTGAAATGCACTTTTTGCCAGATATTTTAGTCAAATGCGATTCTTGTCAAGGAACGCGCTATAATACACAAACTCTAGAAGTAGAATACAAAGGAAAAAATATTGCTCAAGTTCTAGAGATGAGTGTTGATGAGGCGTGTGAGTTTTTTGCTAAGATTCCAAAAATCTACCAAAAACTAAGGACACTTAAAGATGTCGGGTTAGGCTATATCACGCTAGGGCAAAATGCCACAACACTAAGTGGTGGGGAGGCTCAAAGAATCAAACTTGCTAAAGAGCTAAGTCGCAAAGACACCGGCAAAACACTCTATATTTTAGATGAACCAACTACAGGACTGCACTTTGCTGATGTTGATAGACTCGTGCATGTCTTGCATCACCTTACTGATTTAGGCAATAGTGTAATTGTAATTGAACATAACCTAGATATGATTAAAAATGCCGATTTTATTATTGATGTGGGACCTGAAGGAGGAAGTGGAGGAGGAAACATAGTGGATAGCGGATCTCCAGAACATATTGCTAAAAGATACAAAAAAACAGGTAGTCATACGGGAAAATTCCTAGCCAAAGAGCTTGGAATCTAA